Below is a window of Penaeus vannamei isolate JL-2024 chromosome 30, ASM4276789v1, whole genome shotgun sequence DNA.
GCCGTTGGGGCAGTTTGGGGGAAACGGCTTCGAAATTTTGAGGGAAATCGCTGTAAAtgaagttttttttgtgtgtgtgtgtgtttggttatttttatgtcttttatttattcatttatttatttatttatttatttatttatctgttctttttttcttttttgaagtgcAGTGTCGGGCGAAATTTTGGGCGGGAAATATAACTTGGTGGGAATGTTTATGTTATGTTTGGTTTTGTGTCCGTGAGATAAATTACTGACGATTTATGTTTTTCAttgtcgtacacacacacaaacacacacacacacacacacacacacacacacacacacacacacacacacacacacacacacacacacacacacatccgcccacacacacacaccctaacgcatcaaacacacaagtacatacaattCTTCCCCCAAAACTACTTCTCACAACCACCGAAGAGCACACGCAAGCAAACCCATTTCCCAGACACTCTGCttgcattttccttcattttttaatCTAGTCATCGTACACCTGGCAGCGGGAGAGTGTTGCCCACTTGGAGCGCCTCGACGGGTGGCGGAGGCGGAGCACGGGAGCCAAAGGCAGTTGCTGGTTGAgttaggaaggggagggttgtTGTTTAACTTTCTGCCTGATTGGTGAGCACACACCGGTGCTAATGGCAGCACCGATACTCACTGCGGGAGTTGACAAACACGCATAAACGCTTCTgcaatctcacacacacgcgcgcgcacacaacaaacacgcacacacacacacgaacacactcaaataaacacatagaaacacacacaaacaaactaacacacacacacacacacacacacacacacacacacacacacacacacacacacacacacacacacacacacactcaaataaacacatacaaacacacacaaacaaactaatacacacacacacacaaacaaacaaacacacacagagtactCACGGCTTGACGGATGCCTGGTCGATCAAGTCTATCTTGTTCTGCACGAGCACCATGGGGATGCTGCCACACTCGTCCTcgacctgggggggaggggggagggggggtgtcagaGGAATGTACAAGAAAATGAAGACTCACAAAAATTAATAGAtcaaaaaagtataaaataatgattgtgtgtttgtttgtttgtttgtgtgtgtgtgtgtgtgtgtgtgtgtgtgtgtgtgtgtgtgtgtgtgtgtgtgtgaggagggtcCAGAGGAATGTACAATTGTTTGTAGATGTGTACGCATCCCCTAAAAAAATCCCTGAATTCCTACCTAAAATAGTCCTGAAATAACGTTCACCCCCCAAAACTTCCCTAAAATCACTCTCGTCCCTAAAATAATCCCTgaatccctcttctcctcaaaacAATCCCTAAATTCCCGTCATCCCTAAAACTGTCCCCGTCTCCCTATCGTCCCTAAATTACTCCCTTGACCTGTAACTCCATCCACTCCaaacttccttccctttcctcttttcatttttagcatcattctcctcctactctatctcctctcttctcctcctgtctcctctctcctcctctcctccatctcctctctcttcctcctccatctcctctctcctcctcctcctcctcctctctccatctcatctctccctcctcctcctcctcccattcctccctcctccctctctatctctccatctcctcctcctcctcctcctcctcctcctctctcctcctcctcctcctcctccatctcatctccccccctccatctcctcctcctcctccttcccctctcctccccaccttcttcttccacttcctgaCGGCGCTGAAGGAGTCCCTGTCGGTGGTGGAGAATGCGACGACGCAGGCCTGGGCGCCCCTGTAGTAGGCCTTGGTGATGGCGTCGAATTCCTCCTGCCCGGCCGTGTCCCAGAGCATGAGGCGCACCTCCTCTCCGCTTAtcctgggggagagagggagaggaggggaaagttagtgggttgggggtgagaaggggagaaggaagaagggaggaggaggggagtggagaggtgggcaaaaaggagaggggaaggaaggaagggaggggaaagtgaagagaggagtggagagaagggagagggaggaaaaagaaggaagaaagggagggagggagaagggaagggaaagtgggaggaaaagaatagaagtaaagatggagaagtaaaagaaagatgaTATAGTAGCGTTAGAAGTGAGAAATAAACAAGCGAACACAGAATAAGAGACAAGGATAACACgtttaaaatacaaaaaaatagtgACAACACTAAGGGAGTtttttcaagaagaaaatgaagcaacTGACCATCCAAGACGAATTACTTAAGAATCCTGTCaatcaaaaatgtaaataaactttACATCCTTATATAACTGCAAATGGGGCTTATCACCTGAGAGTATCTAATTAATAAATACAGGGCTGATTGACACGGGAATTAGAGATTAATCAAATGAAGCaactgggagagagaaaatagacaaagcCAAAgagtaaagacaaacaaacacacaaaagacagaaccagacagagacagagcaacagaaatagacagagaagcactgagacaaacacagataaagacacagagagagagaaccacagaaccagacagaaacatagagatacagacacagacagagacagagccacagaaccagacagagaaagaaccacAGAAACAGGTACAGAACCACACAGACtgatacagacacatatagagacagccacagaaccagagacagagccACAGAACCAGACACAACCACAGATGCAGAACTACacagaaccagacagagagaaaccacaaaaacagacacagaaccaCAGAGCCAGATACAGACACAAAGTCAGCCACAGAACCAGGCAGAGAGAAAACCACAAAAACAGATACAGAAccacaaagacagatacagacacagagtcAGCCACAGAACCACAGaaccagacagagacaaagccacATAACCAGACAGAGGAAGAAccacagaaacagatacagaaccaaagacatacagacacagaccgaGACAGCCACAGAACCACAGAGCCAGAGgtacaaaacaaagacagacagacagaaacagacgcaGACCCACACAGACCCAGAGCGAACCGGAGgagccacagacacagacacaaagacactccTACTCACGTAATCTGTCTCTCCAGGAAGTCGACGCCGATGGTCTTCTTGTACTCCTTGGTGAACGTCCCCTTGCAGTAGCGCTGGATCATGGAGGACTTCCCGACGGCTCCGTTGCCCACGATCACCACctgcgggagagggagagctgggtgagggggtggagggatgcgGCGTCTGGCTTGTTTTGTGTTCTttgggatttttgtttgtttgttgtttggggaggattttttgtttgttctttgggatttttttgtttgttctttgggaaggattttttgtctttgttctctgggaaggatttgttgttgtttgtgtttttttaggattttttgttTGCTCTTTGGgaaggattttttgtttgttctctgggaagtatttgctgttgtttgtgtttttttaggattttttgtttgttctctggGAAGGATTTgatgttgtttgtgttttctcgGAAATTTTTTGTCTGTTGTTTGTGTTCTCTGGGATTTCTTGTCTGTTCTTTGGGAAGGATTTGTTGTGTTCTTTGTCATCTGTCTTTGTGAAGGATTCCTTACTGCTATTTGTGAATTTGTGGCTTAGAAAAAGAGTTGAGGGTAATATTGTAATAAGGTGCTCGTGTCGTTTCTCCTCAAAGGGGGTGAAATATTCATATtccccttgaaaaaaaaagaggtaaagataAGATAATATTATAGGATATAGGTAAAGATAAGATAATATTATAGGATATAGGTAAAGATAAGATAATATTCTAGGATATAGGTAAAGATAAGATAATATTCTAGGATATAGGTAAAGATAAGATAATATTATAGGATATAAAGATAATATCGTAGGATTCCTTTTTACATAATGATTTGCAATTCGAGGAAGAATATTCCTGAAGAAAATGGACAAGGAGATGATTTCCTTGTGTGTCGTTTTGATGATTTAGCGTGTAGATAAAATCCTGTAAAGGGGATATTACCTTaagttagaaaatatatatttgcaatgtctTTTTTGCGATTTTTTGCGATTTTACTCTTATTTTACCTCATTTTACGTATTACTTTTTTACATCACAGGCGGAAATGCTCATCAACAATTACCAATACCTATAACGTGCACTAAGTGGATCCGATACTTTTAAAGGCAATCTAAACCATTCTTTACGATTTTTTGCGATATTCATTTCATTTaaacttattttccttattattttttttacatcacaGGCGGAAATACCCATCAACTATTACCAATACCTATAACGTGTATTAAGTGGATCCGATCCTATCACAGCCAACCTAAACCATTCTTTACTCGGTGAAAGACCttataaagagatagaggggagacaTGTCGTAATTAGAGTCATTTGGAAGGTTCTTTAAGGGGGCGAGAGAGCAACCTTGGAAACAGGTAGTGGGGGTAAAGCCATAAGTTatttgaatgaatatgtatagcTTATGGAAAATGACCTTTTTAAAGACGTGACCGACGGGGATTATAAATTCTAATTCGAGCTATGGGGGGAtggctatttatctgtttctctctctctctctctctctctctcgctttctctctttctctgtctgtctgtctgtctctgtcactctgtctctttctctgtctgtctgtctgtctgtctgtctctctctctcgctttctctctttctctgtctgtctgtctgtctgtctgtctgtgtgtctgtctgtctgtctgtctgtctctctctctctctctctcgctttctctctttctctgtctgtctgtctgtctgtctgtctgtctgtctgtctgtctgtctgtctgtctctctctctctctctctctctctctctctctctctctctctctctcgctttctctctttctctgtctgtctgtctgtctgtctgtctgtctctctctctgtctgtctgtctctctctctctctctctctctctcctctttctctctttctttattgcaaAATTACGCTCACTACTGTACTTGAAagattatttagttattttccttctttttctttagaaaattcctctctttcccttctctccgctttcccttcaccttttacctcttcccatctttctttctttctcctcccctctccttcatcccttcccctttccctttcccatctccctctcccttacccttctccctcctcacctcccttcccctttctccttcttccctcctcctctctcccccttccccccttctccctctctctcctcccttctccccctccctctctccctccccatgtcccttccctttcccccttcccatctccctctcccttctccctctctcctcccttcccttccaccttcctccctctccctccccccatctttcccttctccctccttccttcccccatctctctttctcctcacctcccccttctccctcctccctccccctctccctccaaccccaaaCATCACCCCATCTACGAAGCCTGAAGGTAAGCGAAGGCAGTTGCTGTAGaggtggcaccccccccccccttcgtgcgGTCATATGGGGTCAAAGGTCAACCTATAACTGGTGTGTGGcacgggaggggggcggagggcggatggattgggggggggagggggggaatgtctGGCATCACTCTTCTAAGTCTCTAAATTTTCCTGCGTATTTTtgtgatctttatcatcatcgtcgtcattaccgtcatcattattattatcatcaatatcatcgttgtcgtcgtcggcattctccttctcctcctcccacttcttcttcttcttcttttcctttccattttcattctccttctccaccaccaccaccaccaccaccgccaccaccaccaccaccaccaccaccaccaccaccatcacaccaccacctcctcctcctcctccttcctccctcctcctcctccctcctcctcctcctccctcctcccccttccccccactatcttcttgcttcccctcctcctcctactgaaGAAACTCCATCAATCTCAAGAAACATAATTTTTTCCCTTCAATCGCTCAAATAACATTACTTGTAGGACTTTGTATGTTAGACAAGAAAATAGTATTTTGTCTTTGATTCATATCGAGgcgtgcttacacacacacacacacacacacacacacactcacacacacacacacacacacacgcacacacacacacacacacacacacacacacacacacacactcacacgcacgcgcgcacacacgctcacacacacacacactcacacacacacacacacacatacgcacgcacacacacacacattcacacacaaacacacacacacacacacacacacacatacgcacgcacatacacacacacacacacactcacacgcgcacgcacacacacacacacacgcacacaaacacaaacacacacacacacatacacacacacacacacacacacacacacacacacacacgcacacacacgcacacacacacacacacacacacacacacacacacactcactcacacacacacacacgcacacacacacactcacacactcactcacacacacaaacacacacacacacacacacacacacacacactcacacactcactccacacacacaaacacacacacacacacacacacacacacacacacacacacacacacactcacacactcaaactcacacacacaacaaatacacacacactcacacactcactcacacacaaacacacacacacacatacacacacacacacacacactcacacactcactcacacagataaacacacacacacacatacagacacacacacacacacacacactcattcactcactcacacactcactcacacagataaacacacacacacacacacagacacacacacacacacacacacacacacacacacacacacacatacacacacacacacacacacacgcacacaaacacacacacacacacacacacacacacacacacacacacacacacacacacaaacacacacgcacacacacacacacatacacacgcacacacacagaattaacAAAACggataaccaaaaaaataaaagagttgagcaagaaaaaaaaagaaaaagaaaaacataaccaCCACTTCCAACCGGCTTCAACCTGTCAAGAACATTtctgaatatgaagaaaaaaaaagaaatgaagaccgCAGAGATGTCAGTGTCTTAGATGCCGAAAGGAAGACAtcgtggaaaggggggagaggtgagtggagaggaggagatagggggatagggggtggagagagggagggagatagagggggagggagatgaggggggatggagatagggggaggtggagagagggaacggagattgaaggggaggtggagagaggaaggagagagagagggggtggagaggtgagtgggaaggtagaaggggtggagaaggggtggagagggggagagagatagggagatggagacgtGAGTGGGAAagtaggagggtggagagagtgatggagattgaagggaggtggagaagggagagagagagatagtggggtggaaaggggagagaggagatagaggggctggagaggggtatgggggggaggaggtgcctGGGGG
It encodes the following:
- the Rab23 gene encoding ras-related protein Rab-23, which produces MIIMREEDLEIAIKVVIVGNGAVGKSSMIQRYCKGTFTKEYKKTIGVDFLERQITISGEEVRLMLWDTAGQEEFDAITKAYYRGAQACVVAFSTTDRDSFSAVRKWKKKVEDECGSIPMVLVQNKIDLIDQASVKPDEVETLARELRMRLYRTSVKEDLNVDQVFNFLVERYLALIAQPEDIYAAKTVGENIFGNPAKLKKGDTITLSGKKKSSKKQLIKNACKVL